One window of uncultured Trichococcus sp. genomic DNA carries:
- the allB gene encoding allantoinase AllB, with product MSYDLLIKNGLVILDNGEIETDVAIKDGKIAAIGSDLGDAAEVIDAKGMVVSPGMVDAHVHITDPGGSYRDDWEGYLTGTKACAKGGVTSFMEMPLNQVPATVDAKTLQIKVDAGQNKLTADVASFGGLVPFNIEGGIQELDEGGVAAYKCFMATCGDRSIEGDFMNADDYTLYEGMRQIAKTGKVLAIHAENATITDRLGEIAYKNGETTLKAYVESRPVFTEVEPIRRAILFAKETGCRIHICHVACPEGVEEVTRARNEGVDVTCETCTHYLYFDTSELDAIGPVVKCSPPIRDKENQNGMWEKLLAGEIAFVTSDHSPCTPDLKDKENAFEAWGGIAGVQNNVDVLFDEGVQKRGMSLRLFADIIAANPAERFNLSSKGHIAIGKDADIVLIKPNAPYTLKAEDLEYKNKISPYIGREIGAQVARTILRGETVYSIEDGVSDTRSGEFVFVK from the coding sequence ATGAGTTACGATTTACTGATCAAAAATGGTTTGGTTATCCTGGATAATGGTGAAATTGAAACAGATGTAGCCATCAAAGATGGTAAAATAGCAGCTATCGGCAGCGACCTTGGCGATGCAGCCGAAGTCATTGATGCAAAAGGCATGGTTGTCAGCCCGGGCATGGTAGATGCGCATGTGCACATCACGGATCCAGGCGGCAGCTACCGCGACGACTGGGAAGGCTATCTGACAGGTACAAAAGCTTGTGCCAAAGGCGGCGTAACTTCCTTCATGGAAATGCCTTTGAACCAAGTGCCAGCGACAGTCGATGCCAAAACGTTGCAGATCAAAGTGGATGCCGGCCAAAACAAACTGACAGCGGACGTAGCTTCTTTCGGCGGATTGGTTCCTTTCAATATCGAAGGCGGAATCCAAGAGTTGGATGAAGGCGGCGTTGCGGCCTACAAGTGCTTTATGGCTACGTGTGGCGATCGTTCGATTGAAGGCGACTTCATGAATGCGGATGATTACACATTGTATGAAGGAATGAGACAAATTGCCAAAACCGGCAAAGTGTTGGCGATCCATGCTGAAAATGCGACAATCACAGACAGATTGGGAGAGATTGCCTACAAAAACGGCGAAACGACGCTGAAAGCTTATGTAGAAAGCCGTCCGGTCTTCACGGAAGTGGAACCGATCAGACGCGCGATCCTGTTCGCTAAAGAAACTGGCTGCCGTATCCACATTTGCCACGTAGCATGTCCGGAAGGCGTTGAAGAAGTGACCAGAGCCCGCAATGAAGGCGTTGACGTGACTTGTGAAACGTGCACGCACTATCTGTACTTCGATACTTCCGAATTGGATGCAATCGGACCAGTTGTTAAGTGCTCGCCTCCAATCCGTGATAAAGAAAACCAAAACGGTATGTGGGAAAAATTATTGGCTGGCGAAATCGCCTTCGTCACTTCCGATCACTCTCCATGTACGCCTGATTTGAAAGACAAAGAGAATGCCTTTGAAGCTTGGGGCGGGATTGCAGGCGTTCAGAACAACGTTGATGTATTGTTCGATGAAGGCGTTCAGAAGCGCGGCATGTCCTTAAGATTATTTGCCGATATCATCGCTGCAAACCCGGCAGAACGCTTCAACTTGAGTTCAAAAGGCCACATTGCGATCGGCAAGGATGCTGACATCGTTCTGATCAAACCGAACGCACCTTATACATTAAAAGCAGAAGATTTAGAATACAAGAACAAAATCAGCCCATATATCGGACGCGAAATCGGAGCGCAAGTAGCAAGAACGATTCTGCGCGGCGAAACAGTCTACAGTATTGAAGATGGCGTTTCGGATACTCGTTCGGGAGAATTCGTCTTCGTCAAATAA
- a CDS encoding MFS transporter — translation MSETEATKAVEVVPEKRVEYWKQIIYVMTAGWIAIWVYRTALAPIYPEISTYFGGATDSQLGSISSFYFLGYVLMQIPSGLLVDRFGKKTILIPGFLLFGLGTMVVGLAQTLPVVYIGSVLAGVGCGTYYGVAYSLTAEHVPSSRKSLATAIVNSGTAVGSGIGMISSSYFVAQLGLPWQYMLFFTFFLIIAMVFIFWKFIKGNKESEAIISQTKMITETPQEKTSLKALMRPQMLGAYCLYFATCYAYYLTDTWLPNFLSTERGFEGATIGLASSMVFFAAIPGALFFSRIADKFSHKKISLIIFLEIVAAIMLFLAVQAPNQVLLMVGLISYGFFGKLAVEPIIISWLGEHAPKRGIATTLGFFNFFGMSSSVIVPSLTGAISDATGSKVYAFYLSVIIILVGTTIFYLVNGRTKKA, via the coding sequence ATGAGTGAGACCGAAGCAACAAAAGCAGTGGAAGTAGTACCAGAAAAAAGAGTGGAATACTGGAAACAAATCATTTATGTTATGACGGCGGGCTGGATAGCTATCTGGGTCTATCGCACAGCGTTAGCGCCGATATATCCTGAAATCAGTACTTATTTCGGAGGAGCGACGGATTCCCAACTCGGATCCATCTCCAGTTTTTATTTCCTGGGTTACGTTTTGATGCAAATCCCTTCAGGTCTATTGGTGGATCGATTCGGTAAGAAGACCATCCTGATTCCAGGTTTCTTGCTGTTCGGACTAGGGACAATGGTTGTTGGTTTGGCACAAACATTACCTGTGGTGTATATCGGAAGTGTGTTGGCAGGAGTCGGTTGCGGTACTTACTATGGTGTGGCGTACTCTCTGACTGCAGAGCATGTACCAAGTTCAAGAAAAAGCTTGGCAACAGCGATCGTGAACAGCGGTACGGCTGTCGGCAGCGGAATCGGCATGATCTCCTCCAGTTACTTCGTCGCGCAATTGGGTTTACCTTGGCAATACATGCTGTTCTTCACGTTCTTCCTGATCATCGCGATGGTTTTCATCTTCTGGAAATTCATCAAAGGCAACAAAGAAAGTGAAGCAATCATTTCGCAAACCAAAATGATCACGGAAACTCCGCAGGAAAAAACGTCATTGAAAGCTTTGATGCGTCCTCAGATGTTGGGGGCATACTGCCTTTACTTTGCGACCTGCTATGCTTATTACCTTACGGATACATGGCTGCCTAACTTCTTGTCGACTGAAAGGGGCTTTGAGGGAGCAACGATCGGACTGGCTTCATCGATGGTGTTTTTTGCGGCTATCCCGGGCGCCCTGTTCTTCAGTAGGATTGCGGATAAATTCAGTCATAAAAAAATCAGTTTGATCATCTTTTTGGAAATAGTCGCTGCCATCATGCTGTTCTTGGCAGTACAGGCCCCTAACCAAGTGTTGTTGATGGTTGGCCTGATTTCCTATGGATTTTTCGGTAAGCTGGCGGTTGAGCCGATCATCATTTCGTGGTTGGGCGAGCACGCACCAAAACGGGGTATCGCTACGACGCTTGGGTTCTTTAATTTCTTTGGGATGAGTTCTTCGGTTATCGTTCCCTCACTGACAGGGGCGATTTCAGATGCGACCGGCTCAAAAGTTTACGCTTTTTACTTATCCGTAATCATCATCCTTGTAGGGACGACAATCTTCTACTTGGTGAACGGAAGGACAAAGAAAGCTTAA
- a CDS encoding putative allantoin permease: MAETDFFVSDAQVEDLKKRGYNEDVVPKTAEKRNMNAKNYFTLWMGSVHNIPNYTAVGGFLFLGLSPINVMLALIVSSLAVSAFMVFNGRAGSKYGIPFAMHLRSTYGDLGAKLPGFLRGGVAAIAWFGLQNYAGSLALLILISKFWPGFLSIGGDFNFFGIDLPGLITFTIFWAINVLIGLGGGGVLNKFTAILNPLIYIVFGGMAIWAIRVGGGMGNILAYTPSGDAVQGYAPLLAYFIIINSVISVWAAPGASVSDFTQNATSTRDQSIGQTASLLVAYLIFALSSVAILIGGSIHFGVQEWNVLNIVNKWDSVPAAALAVVVFLMTTVSTNATGNIIPAAYQLSALFPKSVDYKKGVLIASVISYVIMPWKLMENSASIFAFLNIIGAVLGPVAGVMLAHFYFVKKQKIDIDALYMDSSKDNSQNPYKGINIEAYIATIAALLISVSGQVIPALQMISNLSWLIGAALAFGIYLMLKKGKN, translated from the coding sequence ATGGCGGAAACTGATTTTTTTGTCAGTGATGCACAAGTCGAAGATTTAAAGAAACGCGGTTATAATGAAGATGTCGTTCCAAAAACGGCGGAAAAAAGGAATATGAACGCAAAGAACTATTTCACGCTTTGGATGGGATCGGTTCATAATATTCCGAACTATACAGCTGTTGGGGGATTCCTGTTCCTGGGCCTGTCGCCGATCAACGTTATGTTAGCTCTTATCGTCAGTTCTTTAGCAGTCAGTGCCTTTATGGTCTTCAACGGCAGAGCGGGATCAAAATACGGGATACCGTTTGCGATGCACCTACGTTCGACCTATGGGGACCTGGGAGCCAAGCTTCCTGGATTCTTGCGTGGCGGGGTAGCTGCCATCGCTTGGTTCGGACTTCAGAATTATGCGGGATCATTGGCCTTGCTGATTTTGATCAGTAAATTTTGGCCGGGCTTTTTGAGTATCGGTGGAGATTTCAATTTCTTCGGAATCGACCTTCCGGGTTTGATCACCTTTACTATTTTCTGGGCAATCAATGTGCTCATCGGTCTTGGCGGCGGAGGCGTGCTGAACAAATTCACCGCCATCCTGAATCCGTTGATCTACATCGTATTCGGCGGCATGGCCATCTGGGCGATCAGAGTGGGCGGCGGCATGGGCAACATTTTGGCCTATACACCATCCGGTGATGCTGTACAAGGATATGCGCCTTTGCTGGCCTATTTCATCATCATCAATTCCGTCATTTCCGTTTGGGCAGCTCCGGGGGCGAGCGTATCCGACTTTACGCAGAACGCCACTTCAACGCGCGACCAGTCGATCGGACAAACCGCCAGCCTGTTGGTCGCTTACTTGATTTTCGCCTTATCCAGTGTCGCCATCTTGATCGGCGGATCCATCCACTTCGGAGTGCAGGAATGGAACGTGCTGAACATCGTGAACAAATGGGATAGCGTCCCTGCTGCGGCGTTGGCTGTAGTCGTGTTCCTGATGACTACCGTCTCGACAAATGCAACCGGTAACATCATCCCTGCTGCCTATCAATTGTCTGCTTTGTTCCCTAAATCGGTTGATTACAAGAAGGGCGTTCTGATTGCATCCGTCATCAGTTATGTCATCATGCCATGGAAATTGATGGAAAACTCTGCGAGTATTTTCGCTTTCTTGAACATCATCGGCGCCGTTTTGGGTCCTGTAGCAGGTGTTATGTTAGCGCATTTTTATTTCGTCAAGAAACAGAAAATCGATATAGACGCTCTGTATATGGATTCCAGCAAAGATAATTCGCAAAATCCGTATAAGGGCATCAACATAGAAGCTTATATCGCAACAATCGCGGCTTTGTTGATTTCCGTGAGCGGACAGGTGATTCCTGCCCTGCAGATGATTTCCAATCTGTCTTGGTTGATCGGAGCCGCTTTGGCCTTCGGTATCTATCTGATGTTGAAAAAAGGCAAAAACTAG